One Parashewanella spongiae genomic window, TAATTCGATCATTAGGGGTAGATAGAATGAGTCAACTATTAAAAGACTTTACTCAGGCGTGTCCAGATATGGAGTTAACGCTGGTAGAGCATACCGATGAAGCAGAAGCTCGAATTATTACAACCGCCGATTTATCGAGCCAAGAAAGCTTTTTTCCTATTTGGAGCGATACTTACTTATTGGCAATACCACCAGCAATGAACATCAGTTTAAAACCCAAAATTCAATTGAGCGATTTACATGAGCAACCTTTTATCCACCGTATGCCTTGTGAAGCATTGAGTAGTTTACAACAGCTTTTTGATGTTGAAGGGATAGCTCCACAAATTCGCGCCAGAATACAAACTGTAGAATACGCAATAGGACTTGTGGCAGCTGGGCTTGGCATTGCTATTGTTCCCGCTGTAACCTCGTTGACCGATAGACAAGACATTGTATTTAGGCCGCTAGATGACATTGAATTAAAACGAACCATTGGTTTAGCTCTGCCTCTGACTTCAAATAATAGTCAACACCAAGAGATACTGACTAAATTATGCCAGCAATACTAGGGTCTGTTGATCTTCCAGAATTAAATTTTGTGCTATTTGAGCATTTATCTGTTCAAGGCGTGAGCAGTGATGCTTAGCCATCTAAGTGAGCTGGTCACAACACAGAACAGTGAATGCTCAAAAGCATCGAAAAAAGAGAGAGCGTAAATTGGTCGCTCTTTCTAAATAAAAGGTGCTGCGTTATCGTTTTCTTATTTGGAAACGAAGTAACGACAGTTTTGTATGTCGATAATAACCAAACCTCACAAACTCTGCCTTGCATAAAATAACCAATTTATCGCTGC contains:
- a CDS encoding LysR family transcriptional regulator, which gives rise to MNLKGLKYFVAVFETGSISAASKQCFISQPSISTAVSNLENQLNTQLFQRHGKGVSATTEGQRLYPLAKRLLNESQAIQSLFVQPQQSTPFRLGLIRSLGVDRMSQLLKDFTQACPDMELTLVEHTDEAEARIITTADLSSQESFFPIWSDTYLLAIPPAMNISLKPKIQLSDLHEQPFIHRMPCEALSSLQQLFDVEGIAPQIRARIQTVEYAIGLVAAGLGIAIVPAVTSLTDRQDIVFRPLDDIELKRTIGLALPLTSNNSQHQEILTKLCQQY